The Collimonas sp. PA-H2 genome contains a region encoding:
- a CDS encoding JmjC domain-containing protein produces MADLIHPLTLDAFMARYWQKKPYVGHGSPQRFAEIAAIPELASIDALLEAWRGEADAWAPRDTKNPLINASARQLPAFYESGYTLYLSKVEDHVPALAPIARKLERDLGLRQDDVYFEAFISKGTGSGFHFDPNVTINIQLIGSKQWCVAENKHLVNPHVGWSAGAEINEHMQRYARQPFPTRMPPNCRRFEARPGTLVYLHPGYWHCTLNHEPSLSLLFTINPPSWTDLLMDEIRDLMLKHDDGRELAFGLASTAGHEQKRQRLQHLIEAAGEAVAQLSADDLLADWGGVLTASFERNPQIACRVDAGRSGQDDVLVIQSGRKQERSVLAPDARQVLKWVSARKKSFRGHQAAEATTTVATTRVAEILEQFADAGLILREGSA; encoded by the coding sequence ATGGCTGATCTGATCCATCCGCTGACGCTGGATGCTTTCATGGCGCGCTACTGGCAAAAGAAGCCCTATGTTGGCCACGGCTCGCCGCAGCGCTTTGCCGAAATCGCCGCTATCCCCGAGCTGGCCAGCATCGATGCGCTGCTGGAAGCCTGGCGCGGCGAGGCCGATGCCTGGGCCCCGCGCGACACCAAAAACCCGCTGATCAACGCCAGCGCGCGGCAACTGCCGGCATTCTATGAAAGCGGCTACACGCTTTACCTCAGCAAGGTCGAGGACCACGTGCCGGCGCTGGCACCGATCGCGCGCAAGCTTGAGCGCGACCTCGGCCTGCGCCAGGATGATGTGTATTTCGAAGCCTTCATTTCCAAAGGCACGGGCTCAGGGTTTCATTTCGATCCGAACGTCACCATCAACATCCAGCTGATCGGCAGCAAGCAATGGTGCGTCGCTGAAAACAAGCATCTGGTCAATCCGCATGTCGGCTGGTCGGCCGGCGCCGAGATCAACGAGCATATGCAGCGCTATGCGCGCCAGCCGTTCCCGACCCGCATGCCGCCCAATTGCCGGCGTTTCGAGGCCCGGCCCGGCACCTTGGTGTACCTGCATCCGGGTTACTGGCATTGCACCCTCAACCACGAGCCTTCTCTCTCGCTGCTGTTCACCATCAATCCGCCGTCCTGGACCGATCTGCTGATGGATGAAATCAGGGACTTGATGCTGAAGCATGACGACGGCCGCGAGCTGGCCTTCGGCCTGGCGTCGACTGCCGGCCATGAACAAAAGCGGCAACGCCTGCAGCATCTGATCGAAGCCGCCGGCGAGGCGGTGGCGCAACTGTCGGCCGACGACTTGCTGGCCGACTGGGGCGGCGTCCTGACTGCCTCGTTTGAACGCAATCCGCAGATCGCCTGCCGCGTCGACGCCGGCCGCAGCGGCCAGGACGATGTGCTGGTGATCCAATCTGGCCGCAAGCAGGAGCGCAGCGTGCTGGCGCCGGACGCGCGCCAGGTTCTGAAGTGGGTCAGCGCGCGGAAAAAATCTTTCCGCGGTCATCAGGCCGCCGAGGCAACCACGACCGTGGCGACCACGCGGGTGGCAGAAATACTGGAACAGTTTGCGGATGCCGGCTTGATCTTGAGGGAGGGTAGTGCCTGA
- a CDS encoding LysR family transcriptional regulator → MKGVTIHQLRCFDAVVEEGGFQAAAEKLHRTHPTICIAVKVLEEQLGICLFDRSGYRVTLTEAGQAFHHRAQQLLREVEGLDGFAANLAAGEEAELGIVIGDLCPLPEIVGFLRNFFDGCKTRLHLHCEAISGPWERLFDGSADLIVHHIDQSDARIEFIELSKVRLVPVVAPGFIDLPVSGDVTQRQMRDRVQCIIRDTARHSPQQNYFLIDGSPRCTVGDQFVKKEVILQGMAWGHMPHFMIAEELRDGRLLSIAGKHFPGNSVKLVAARLRDGSHGPVANRLWDYFSEQAGKLDLETREMALMNLAI, encoded by the coding sequence GTGAAGGGCGTCACCATCCATCAATTGCGCTGTTTTGATGCGGTCGTCGAGGAAGGCGGATTTCAGGCGGCGGCGGAAAAATTGCATAGAACTCATCCGACGATTTGCATCGCTGTCAAAGTTTTGGAAGAACAACTGGGCATCTGCCTGTTCGACCGCAGCGGCTACCGCGTCACTCTGACCGAAGCGGGACAGGCATTCCATCATCGAGCACAACAGCTATTGCGCGAAGTCGAAGGATTGGATGGGTTCGCTGCCAATTTGGCGGCCGGTGAAGAAGCCGAATTGGGGATCGTGATCGGTGATCTGTGTCCGCTCCCGGAGATCGTCGGCTTCTTGCGAAATTTTTTCGACGGTTGCAAGACACGCTTGCATTTGCACTGCGAGGCGATTTCCGGCCCGTGGGAACGCCTGTTCGACGGTAGCGCCGATCTCATCGTCCATCACATCGACCAAAGCGATGCGCGTATCGAATTCATCGAACTGTCAAAAGTGCGTCTGGTGCCGGTCGTCGCCCCGGGCTTCATCGACCTTCCCGTCTCCGGTGATGTAACACAGCGGCAAATGCGCGACCGGGTGCAATGCATTATCCGCGACACAGCGCGTCATTCTCCGCAGCAGAATTATTTTTTGATCGACGGCTCGCCGCGTTGTACTGTAGGAGATCAATTCGTGAAAAAAGAGGTCATACTGCAAGGCATGGCGTGGGGACACATGCCGCACTTCATGATTGCGGAAGAACTGCGCGACGGACGCCTGCTGTCAATCGCTGGCAAGCACTTCCCTGGCAACAGCGTGAAGCTGGTCGCGGCGCGCTTACGCGACGGTTCACACGGCCCGGTTGCGAACCGTTTGTGGGACTACTTTTCCGAACAGGCTGGAAAACTGGATCTCGAAACGCGTGAAATGGCATTGATGAACCTGGCGATATAG
- a CDS encoding TonB-dependent receptor: MKLTRLAAMISALLSSQAAFAQAADEIPAQQKSGATAIDQVIVTGSNIRGAAAAGATSVQVITAKQIQASGKTNLPDVLRSISANSGNSFNEQYTGSFSAGTAGVSLRGLGQKNTLILLDGKRLANYATAQDLQDTFVDINSLPLAAVERIEVLKDGASAVYGSDAVAGVVNIILKKNYQGIETGGSLGKSGSGTGQNERTYNIIAGKGDLDKDGYNVYFSLDGQQRQELRASDVSYLSSADFRGQPGGRLNWTPTNYYNNDPRQGFANTVGPVQRVPWGAITPGKQGDVWAYNPAQYDTLMPAIERYHALLHGTLQINDRLQAYSELLYSRSSASFVFGGPLGISSNLRAWNNASQTLVPVDTTLPAANPANPYGKPTPVTTNLWDVGARSKTDVSQFSRAMIGFKGSLDDKWDWDVSALHSESRLQETVGNFGNRYAFQQLLANGGYNLAATGNPASAVNALRLETLRPAVSKLSSLDATVSGPLLALPAGDLGFAAGAQFRKESINSDTSSAVLSGTELRPAIDIINGSRNVTAAYAEIKIPVLKTLEANAAGRVDHYSDFGTAFSPKLSLRFQPTDWLLLRSTASRGFRAPSLPEITSSNAISYGSAIDPRDPVTPGKSVGYTGVYQANPKLQPERSKNLDFGVVLSPARNTSLSLDYYHIEQTGIIGPDDASYILLNEAQFPGRVTRDAQGKLLTISNQYQNQSSRVTSGLDFDVRQVIPTASAGKFTLHGGWTYLLNFRQPRVAGQPAIDGSGVNTFGALPKWRGTTELNWDYRNVSSTLSWYYTGGYKIDQNSLQDDFPAAVAHNSTFDWTLSYKGIRDLTLRLGVQNLFNQKPSWDPSSPYFDITQGDPRGRFFTVGANYKFL, encoded by the coding sequence ATGAAACTCACACGACTCGCTGCCATGATCAGCGCCCTACTCTCAAGCCAGGCGGCCTTTGCGCAGGCTGCAGATGAAATCCCTGCCCAGCAAAAATCCGGCGCTACAGCCATCGACCAGGTGATTGTCACCGGTTCCAACATCCGCGGCGCCGCCGCTGCCGGCGCCACCTCCGTGCAAGTGATCACCGCCAAGCAGATCCAGGCCAGCGGCAAGACCAATTTGCCGGACGTACTGCGTTCGATTTCGGCCAACAGCGGCAACAGCTTCAACGAGCAATACACAGGCAGCTTTTCCGCCGGCACCGCAGGCGTTTCGCTGCGCGGGCTGGGACAGAAAAACACGCTGATCCTGCTGGATGGCAAACGCCTGGCGAATTATGCGACCGCGCAGGATCTGCAAGACACTTTTGTCGATATCAATTCCCTACCCCTGGCCGCAGTGGAGCGCATCGAAGTGCTGAAGGACGGCGCTTCCGCTGTCTACGGTTCCGATGCGGTGGCCGGCGTGGTCAACATCATCCTCAAGAAAAACTATCAAGGCATAGAGACCGGCGGCAGCCTGGGGAAATCCGGCAGCGGTACCGGACAAAACGAGCGCACCTACAATATCATCGCGGGCAAAGGCGATCTGGATAAGGACGGCTATAACGTGTACTTCTCGCTGGACGGCCAGCAGCGCCAGGAGCTGCGCGCCAGCGATGTGAGCTATCTGAGCAGCGCCGATTTCCGCGGCCAGCCGGGCGGGCGCTTGAACTGGACGCCGACCAACTACTATAACAACGACCCGCGGCAAGGATTCGCCAACACCGTCGGGCCGGTGCAAAGAGTGCCATGGGGCGCCATCACGCCGGGCAAGCAAGGCGATGTGTGGGCCTACAATCCGGCCCAATACGACACGCTGATGCCGGCCATCGAACGCTATCACGCCCTGCTGCACGGCACCCTGCAGATCAACGACCGCCTGCAAGCCTACAGCGAACTGCTGTACAGCCGCAGCTCGGCCAGCTTCGTGTTTGGCGGACCGCTGGGCATCAGCAGCAACCTGCGGGCGTGGAACAACGCCAGCCAGACACTGGTGCCGGTGGACACCACGCTGCCGGCGGCGAATCCGGCCAATCCTTATGGCAAACCGACGCCGGTGACCACCAATTTATGGGATGTCGGGGCGCGCAGCAAGACCGATGTCAGCCAGTTCAGCCGCGCCATGATCGGTTTCAAGGGCAGTCTTGACGACAAGTGGGACTGGGACGTATCGGCCCTGCATTCGGAAAGCCGCTTGCAGGAAACCGTGGGCAACTTCGGCAACCGCTACGCCTTCCAGCAGCTGCTGGCGAACGGCGGCTACAACCTGGCGGCGACCGGCAATCCGGCCAGCGCCGTCAACGCCTTGCGGCTGGAGACCTTGCGCCCCGCAGTGTCCAAGCTGAGTTCGCTCGATGCGACGGTTAGCGGCCCGCTGCTGGCCTTGCCCGCGGGCGATCTCGGCTTTGCCGCCGGCGCCCAGTTCCGCAAGGAATCCATCAATTCCGACACCTCCAGCGCCGTCCTCTCCGGCACCGAGCTGCGTCCTGCCATCGACATCATCAACGGCTCGCGCAACGTCACCGCGGCTTATGCGGAAATCAAGATTCCCGTGCTGAAGACCCTGGAAGCGAACGCCGCCGGCCGCGTCGATCACTACAGCGATTTCGGCACGGCGTTCTCGCCCAAGCTCAGCCTGCGCTTCCAGCCGACCGACTGGCTGCTGTTGCGCAGCACCGCCTCGCGCGGCTTCCGCGCGCCGTCGCTGCCTGAGATCACCAGCAGCAACGCGATCAGCTACGGCTCGGCGATCGATCCGCGCGATCCGGTCACACCCGGCAAGAGCGTCGGCTACACCGGCGTCTACCAGGCCAATCCCAAGCTGCAGCCGGAGCGTTCCAAGAACCTCGATTTTGGCGTGGTGCTGTCCCCCGCCAGGAACACCAGCCTGTCGCTCGACTACTATCATATCGAGCAGACCGGCATCATCGGTCCGGACGACGCCAGCTATATCTTGCTGAATGAAGCGCAGTTTCCGGGACGGGTCACGCGCGACGCCCAAGGCAAGCTGCTGACCATCAGCAACCAGTACCAGAATCAGAGCAGCCGCGTCACCTCCGGCCTGGATTTCGATGTGCGGCAGGTGATCCCAACCGCCAGCGCCGGCAAGTTCACCCTGCACGGCGGCTGGACCTACCTGCTCAATTTCCGCCAGCCGCGCGTGGCCGGCCAGCCGGCCATCGACGGCAGCGGCGTCAACACTTTCGGCGCGCTGCCGAAATGGCGCGGCACCACGGAACTGAACTGGGATTACCGCAATGTTTCTAGCACCCTGAGCTGGTACTACACCGGCGGCTACAAGATCGACCAGAACAGCCTGCAGGACGACTTCCCGGCCGCGGTCGCCCATAACAGCACTTTCGACTGGACCTTGAGCTACAAGGGCATCCGCGACCTGACGCTCAGGCTCGGCGTGCAAAACCTGTTCAACCAGAAACCATCATGGGATCCAAGCAGTCCTTACTTCGACATCACGCAGGGCGATCCGCGCGGCCGCTTCTTTACCGTCGGCGCCAATTACAAGTTCTTGTAA
- a CDS encoding pyruvate formate lyase family protein, translating into MFIDAIKHSQYGLLTRAIFGQIATITLHDHSQATEAALLSLIRSLAQAAKASPAKAGLVAAFDPNLWGGWHDRDIPVSRTVLNNSPKLRDSGGDVLLYLKADNAAAAAQLMESVRPGLEALAAQIEILAVGKRPDGKVMGGRYLDGITNPNDPVSLAADILVDGEFQGACYGFTQKFLFEWSSIGDMLPDAQDAMLGRDPAGAILPQHDHNAHIRRVHVLDSNGDNLKLLRQALPFGEHAGSAAREKGLMFVAFCNAQPRFETIIKHMMGELPERPADRLMSVVQGIAGSYWYVPNAQELNVPAAGIDNVQEDPHWQVRSKNGYLFYNGQDYLHQMSEGKYLAGDPPSPRLLTLLGRAFSHWNDGWLKRNPFPRLPHLSELVSEVEAPSLTSSVALRKGLANHKTLAGLLSSPQSDIARNNGLLRIYPEELLVGVIPDFTLGRGKEVVPYLNQDETVAAWLKGQLNEWSAMGHVVPHYQKLVRLGLSGLIAELKRQMEATALLQQDNPGDSALKDRLEFYISAALSLEGVQEYLGNWATLAETAANAAQRSGTEENAANMRAVAARLRRLRTEPPLSFQDGVQLVFSFHCCLHLVGELTSLGRLDQILWPLLERDNIAPERAQEIVDCLWLKIGENAFVNRGLVTDYVNYGTTAVCGYGGNFPQGGGINQWVQQITVGGYIANDDATPTGGVNPVTMLCLKAARRIPVNAPTLSLRVYDGIPDEIMDEAAKCLLAGGAHPILYQDDRLCQALHASGSQVTLRWSRDYAADGCYEPMLAGATGFSFNNVTPMTALEQTLNQGACYGEAGPVYLRGLKQTFRSPPAAEITSFKMLQEIFLQQLEWITIQSYNVILGGFGNLSGICPSPLLSALIEGCAESGRDLTAGGARFNMIAPLCVGVSNTIDSLYAIQKLVFDPATALTTLPELVDCLINDWGFNMIEPYQSQLLGPADAAERGRRYQELRNAALALPKWGSGDAEVDALGAWVMDNTVRICVDVIRKPHPALQPVLDGIASTYGSAEFVITPGIGTFEGYVGDGLPCGASADGRRNGMPIASDLSPVPAPQDLPPAPAFRNIYQALKSWRVDSIEYGLSNASPVDMNIEEDFPLQQLQRFVKAYARGETGSNLITLTCADLATYQAAANDPERYNLVRVRMGGWTEFYATMFPMHQEQHQRRQYFTPGE; encoded by the coding sequence ATGTTTATCGACGCTATCAAACATTCCCAGTACGGCCTGTTGACCCGCGCCATTTTCGGCCAGATCGCCACCATCACGCTGCACGACCACAGCCAGGCCACTGAAGCAGCATTGCTCAGCCTGATCCGTTCGCTGGCGCAGGCGGCCAAGGCATCGCCGGCCAAGGCCGGCCTGGTGGCGGCCTTCGATCCCAACTTGTGGGGCGGCTGGCACGACCGTGATATTCCGGTATCGCGCACGGTGCTGAACAACTCGCCCAAGCTGCGCGACAGCGGCGGCGACGTCCTGCTTTACCTGAAAGCCGATAACGCCGCGGCGGCCGCCCAACTGATGGAAAGCGTGCGCCCCGGGCTGGAAGCGCTGGCGGCGCAGATCGAGATCCTGGCGGTCGGCAAACGGCCGGACGGCAAGGTGATGGGCGGACGCTACCTGGACGGCATCACCAATCCAAACGATCCCGTCAGCCTGGCTGCCGACATCCTGGTCGACGGCGAATTCCAAGGCGCCTGCTACGGCTTCACGCAAAAATTCCTGTTCGAATGGAGCAGCATCGGCGACATGCTGCCCGATGCCCAGGACGCCATGCTGGGCCGCGATCCGGCCGGCGCCATCCTGCCGCAGCACGACCACAACGCCCATATCCGCCGTGTGCATGTACTGGACAGCAACGGCGACAATCTCAAGCTGCTGCGCCAGGCCTTGCCGTTCGGGGAACACGCGGGCAGCGCCGCGCGCGAGAAAGGCTTGATGTTCGTCGCCTTCTGCAATGCCCAGCCGCGCTTCGAAACCATCATCAAGCACATGATGGGCGAGCTGCCGGAGCGGCCGGCGGACCGCCTGATGAGCGTGGTGCAGGGTATCGCCGGCAGCTACTGGTATGTGCCGAATGCGCAGGAACTGAACGTGCCGGCGGCCGGCATCGACAATGTCCAGGAAGATCCGCACTGGCAGGTACGCAGCAAGAACGGTTACCTGTTCTACAACGGTCAGGACTATCTGCACCAGATGAGCGAAGGCAAGTACCTTGCCGGCGATCCGCCCAGCCCGCGCCTGCTGACCTTGCTGGGACGCGCGTTTTCACACTGGAACGACGGCTGGCTCAAGCGCAATCCTTTCCCGCGCCTGCCGCATCTGTCGGAACTGGTCAGCGAGGTGGAAGCGCCATCGCTGACTTCTTCAGTAGCGCTGCGCAAGGGGCTGGCCAATCACAAGACGCTGGCCGGACTGCTGTCCAGCCCGCAGTCCGATATCGCCCGCAACAACGGCTTGCTGCGCATCTATCCGGAAGAACTGCTGGTCGGCGTGATTCCCGATTTCACCCTCGGCCGCGGCAAGGAAGTGGTGCCCTACCTGAACCAGGATGAAACCGTGGCGGCCTGGCTCAAGGGTCAGCTCAACGAATGGTCGGCGATGGGCCACGTGGTGCCGCATTACCAGAAACTAGTGAGGCTGGGACTGAGCGGCCTGATCGCCGAGCTGAAGCGGCAGATGGAAGCGACTGCGCTGCTGCAGCAAGACAATCCCGGCGACAGCGCTTTGAAAGACCGGCTGGAATTCTATATTTCAGCCGCGCTGTCGCTGGAAGGCGTGCAGGAATACCTGGGCAACTGGGCTACCCTGGCAGAAACCGCCGCCAACGCCGCACAGCGCTCCGGCACTGAGGAAAACGCCGCCAATATGCGCGCCGTCGCCGCCCGCCTGCGCCGCCTGCGCACTGAGCCGCCGCTCAGTTTCCAGGATGGCGTGCAGCTGGTGTTTTCCTTCCATTGCTGCCTGCACCTGGTGGGCGAGCTGACCTCGCTGGGACGGCTGGACCAGATCCTGTGGCCCTTGCTGGAACGCGACAACATCGCTCCCGAGCGAGCCCAGGAAATCGTCGACTGCCTGTGGCTCAAGATCGGCGAGAATGCCTTCGTCAACCGCGGCCTGGTGACCGACTATGTCAACTACGGCACCACCGCCGTCTGCGGCTACGGCGGCAATTTCCCGCAGGGCGGCGGCATCAACCAGTGGGTGCAGCAGATCACGGTCGGCGGTTATATCGCCAATGACGATGCGACCCCGACCGGCGGCGTCAATCCGGTCACCATGCTGTGCCTGAAGGCAGCGCGACGGATTCCGGTCAACGCGCCGACGCTGTCGCTGCGTGTGTACGACGGCATTCCGGACGAGATCATGGACGAGGCCGCCAAATGCCTGCTGGCCGGCGGCGCCCATCCGATCCTGTACCAGGACGACCGCCTCTGCCAAGCACTGCATGCCTCCGGCAGCCAGGTGACGCTGCGCTGGTCGCGCGACTACGCAGCGGACGGCTGCTACGAGCCGATGCTGGCCGGCGCCACCGGTTTTTCCTTCAACAATGTGACGCCGATGACGGCGCTGGAGCAAACCCTGAATCAGGGCGCCTGCTACGGCGAGGCCGGCCCGGTCTACCTGCGCGGGCTGAAGCAGACCTTCCGCTCGCCGCCGGCAGCCGAGATCACCAGCTTCAAGATGCTGCAAGAGATCTTCCTGCAACAGCTGGAGTGGATCACTATCCAGAGCTATAACGTGATCCTGGGCGGCTTCGGCAATCTGTCCGGCATCTGCCCCAGCCCGCTGCTGTCGGCGCTGATCGAAGGCTGCGCCGAATCCGGGCGCGACCTGACCGCCGGCGGCGCCCGCTTCAACATGATCGCGCCGCTCTGCGTCGGCGTCTCCAACACCATCGATTCGCTGTATGCGATCCAGAAACTGGTGTTCGATCCCGCCACTGCCCTCACTACCTTGCCGGAACTGGTCGACTGCCTGATCAACGACTGGGGTTTCAACATGATCGAGCCCTATCAAAGCCAGCTGCTGGGCCCGGCCGACGCCGCAGAACGCGGCCGCCGCTACCAAGAGCTGCGCAACGCGGCGCTGGCGCTGCCCAAGTGGGGCAGCGGCGATGCCGAGGTCGACGCCCTCGGCGCCTGGGTGATGGACAACACCGTGCGCATCTGCGTCGATGTGATACGCAAGCCGCATCCGGCCTTGCAGCCGGTGCTGGATGGCATTGCCAGCACTTACGGCAGCGCCGAGTTCGTGATCACGCCTGGCATCGGCACCTTCGAAGGCTATGTCGGCGACGGCCTGCCCTGCGGCGCCTCGGCCGACGGCCGCCGCAACGGCATGCCGATCGCCTCCGACCTGTCGCCGGTGCCGGCGCCGCAAGACCTGCCGCCGGCGCCGGCTTTCCGCAACATCTACCAGGCGCTGAAAAGCTGGCGCGTCGACTCCATCGAATATGGCCTGTCGAACGCCTCGCCGGTCGACATGAACATCGAGGAGGATTTCCCGCTGCAACAGCTGCAGCGTTTTGTGAAGGCTTACGCACGCGGCGAAACCGGCTCCAACCTGATCACCCTCACCTGCGCCGACCTGGCGACCTACCAGGCGGCGGCGAACGATCCGGAGCGCTACAACCTGGTGCGGGTGCGCATGGGCGGCTGGACCGAGTTCTATGCCACCATGTTTCCCATGCATCAGGAACAGCATCAGCGC